The DNA segment TGCGGATCGTCCTCGACCACGAGCACCCGGGTCATAGCTGGTTCTGCCTTTCTGCCGATGGGGTGGCCGGAGTGGAACCGGACGGCGGTGCGGAGTCCGCGCCTGCCGGTCCCGCGGCCGCTCTCAGGGTGAGGACCATGGTCATGCCGCCGCCGGGGGTGTCCTCGGCGCCGAGCGTGCCGCCCATGGCCTCGGCGAAGCCGCGGGCGACCGCGAGTCCGAGTCCGACGCCCACGCCGCGCGGGGCGTCGCCGAGGCGCTGGAAGGGTTCGAAGATGCGTTCCTTGGCCTCGTCGGGGACACCGGGCCCCCGGTCGGCGACGCGCAGCTCCACGCGGTCGCCCAGCGCGCTGGCGGCCACGGTGACGGGCACATCACCGGGGTTGTACTTGACGGCGTTCTCGACGATGTTGGCGACGGCCCGCTCCAGCAGTCCCGGGTCGACGGCCACCATGGGCAGCGTCTCCGGGATGTCCAGCTCGGCGCTGCCCTCGGGAACACCGCCCAGCGCCATCGGGACGACCTCGTCCAGGTCGATCTCACGGATGAGCGGGGTGACGGTGCCGGTCTGGAGCCGCGAGACGTCCAGGAGGTTGCCGACGAGGTGGTCGAGGCGGTCCGCCCCGTCCTCGATGCCCGCGAGCAGCTCGGCCTCGTCCGCGTCGGACCAGGAGACGTCGTCGGAGCGCAGCGAGCTGACGGCCGCCTTGATGGCGGCGAGCGGGGTCCGCAGATCGTGGCTGACGGCGGCCAGCAGCGCCGTACGGATGCGGTTGCCCTCGGCCAGCCTGCGGGCCTCCTCGGCCTCGCCGACGAGGCGCTGGCGGTCCAGTACGACGGCGGCCTGGGCGGCGAAGGCGCCGAGGACCCGGCGGTCCTCCGCGGGCAGCACCCGGCCGGTGAGCGCCATCGCCATGTGGTCGCCGATCGGCATGTCCACGTCCGCGTCCTCGGGGCGGGCGAGCGGCCGGGGACCGACGCTGCCCACGCAGACCCACGGGTCGACGTCGCTCTTCCGTTCGAGGAGTGCCACGGACTCCATGGCGAACGTCTCCCTCACCCGTTCGAGCAGGGCGTCCAGCGTGGTCTCGCCGCGCAGGACGCTGCCCGCCAGGAAGGAGAGGATCTCCGACTCGGCGCGCAGCCTGGCCGCCTGGTGGGTACGGCGGGCTGCCTGGTCCACCACGGACGCCACCGCGACGGCCACCGACACGAAGATCACGATGGCGACGATGTTCTTGGAGTTCGAGATGGTCAGCAGATGCAGCGGTGGCGCGAAGTAGTAGTTCAGCAGCAGCGAGCCGAAGGCCGCCGACGCGAGAGCCGGCAGCAGACCGCCCAGCAGCGCGGCGGCCACCGTCAGCGACAGGAAGAGCAGCATGTCGTTGGCGAGGCCGAGCTCGGCGTCGACATTGGTCAGCAGCACGGTGAGGACCGCGGGTCCGACCACTCCGGCCAGCCAGCCCCAGATGATCCGCACACGGCCCAGGCGCGCCCCGCGCGCGACCGGCAGTCCGCGCCCCTTGGCGACCTCCTCGTGCGTGACGATGTGGACGTCCAGGTCGGGCCCGGAATCCCGGGCCACGGTCTGTCCGACGCCGGGACCGAAGATGTACTGCCAGGTCTTGCGGCGGCTGGAGCCGAGCACGATCTGGGTGGCGTTCACCCCGCGGGCGAACTCCAGCAGCGCGGAGGGAACGTCCTCGCCTATGACGTGGTGGAAGGTGCCGCCCAGGTCCTCGACCAGCGTCCGCTGGAATGCCAGTTCCTTGGGCGAGGCGGAGGTCAGGCCGTCACTCCTGGCGATGTACACGGCGAGGATCTCGCTGCCCGACCCCTTGGCGGCCATCCTGGCCGCGCGGCGGATGAGCGTACGGCCCTCGGGGCCGCCGGTGAGCCCCACCACGATGCGCTCGCGGGCCTGCCAGGTGGACCGGATGTTGTGCTCGCCGCGGTACTGCTGAAGGTACTCGTCCACCCGGTCGGCCACCCAGAGCAGCGCGAGCTCGCGCAGGGCGGTGAGATTGCCGGGGCGGAAGTAGTTGGAGAGGGCGGCGTCGACCTTGTCGGGTTTGTAGATGTTGCCGTGGGCCATCCGGCGGCGCAGCGACTGGGGCGACATGTCGACCAGTTCGAGCTGGTCCGCCCGGCGGACCACCTCGTCGGGGACGGTCTCGCGCTGGGCGACGCCCGTTATCGACTCCACGACGTCGCCCAGCGACTCCAGATGCTGGATGTTGACGGCCGAGACGACGTCGATGCCCGCCTTGAGCAGCTCTTCCACGTCCTGCCAGCGCTTGGTGTTGCGCGAGCCCGGGACATTGGTATGGGCCAGCTCGTCGACCAGGGCGACGGCGGGCGCGCGTTCCAGGACCGCGTCCACGTCCATCTCGGTGAAGACGCCGCCGCGGTAGGCGATCTCACGGCGCTGGATCTGCTCCAGGCCGTGCATCATCACCTCGGTGCGCGGCCGGTCGTGGTGCTCGACGAAGGCGACGACGCAGTCGGTTCCGCGCTCCACCCGGCGGTGGGCCTCGGACAGCATCGCGTACGTCTTCCCGACGCCCGGTGCCGCGCCGAGGAATATTCGAAGCTTGCCTCGTGCCATGGCCCCATTGTCTTTCGGAGAACAGCTGAGTACTCTCCGTCGACCTTACGGCCAGGGATTCCGGCATAACGGACGGGGGGCCGCCCGCGCGGGTGTCTTGACGGGATCCTGATGGGCTGCGGCGGGCCCCGGTCCGCCCTGGTCAGGCGGGGCCGACCGGGTGTCCGGGGGCCATCCGGGTGACCGGGACAGGACGCGGCCCGGCGGCCCGCGACGGTCCGGACGTCCGGAACCGTCTCGCGCCGCCGGGCAGTTGGCCGCCGGTCAGCCTTCGACCAGCTGCTTCAGTGCCACGTTGAGCTCCAGGACGTTGACGCGGGGCTCCCCCGCGAAGCCGAGCATCCGGCCGGTGGTGTGGTCGGCGACCAGCCGGTCGACCCGCGCCACCGTGAGGTGGTTGCGCTCGGCGATCCGGTGCACCTGGAGCTTCGCGTACTGCGGGGAGATGTCCGGGTCGAGACCGGAGCCGGACGAGGTGACGGCGTCGGCCGGCACGTCGGACGGCCGCACCCGGTAACCGGCGGTCGAGTTGTCCTTGATCACGGCGGACTTGGCGTCCTTCACCCACTTGATCAGTTCGGCGTTGTCCCCGGACCGGTTGGTCGCGCCGGACACCAGCAGCTTGTACTGGGTGTTGACGCTGTTGGTGCCCAGACCGTTGGAGGGGCGCGGCTGGAACCACCTGAGGTCGGGTGCCGGGGTCTGCTGCCCCTTCTTCAGCGGCAGGGTGTAGCTCTGCCCGATGAGGGAGGAGCCGACGACCTTGCCGCCGGAGGTGATCTCCGAGCCGTTGGCCTGGTGGCCCATGACGGCCTGGGCGACGCCGGTGACGGCGAGCGGGTAGATCACACCGCAGACGACGGTGAGGACGAGAAGGGCGCGCAGACCGGCCCAGAGCAGCCGGCCCGTTCCGCTCACGGAGTTGTTCATGATGGTCACCCGATACCCGGTATGAGGGAGATGAGCAGATCGATGATCTTGATGCCGATGAAGGGTGCGACCAGGCCGCCGAGACCGTAGATCCCGAGATTGCGGCGGAGCATCCGGTCGGCGCCGGTCGGCTTGTACCGCACGCCCTTCAGCGCCAGCGGCACCAGCGCGACGATGATCAGCGCGTTGAAGACGACGGCCGAGAGGATCGCGGTCTCGGGCGACGACAGGCGCATGATGTTGAGCTTGTCGAGGCTCGGGTACGCCACCGCGAACATCGCGGGGATGATCGCGAAGTACTTGGCGACGTCGTTGGCGATCGAGAACGTCGTCAGCGCGCCCCGGGTGATGAGCAGTTGCTTGCCGATCTCGACGATCTCGATCAGCTTGGTGGGGTTGGAGTCCAGGTCCACCATGTTCCCGGCCTCCTTGGCGGCCGAGGTTCCGGTGTTCATGGCCACCCCGACGTCCGCCTGGGCCAGCGCGGGGGCGTCGTTCGTCCCGTCACCGGTCATCGCCACGAGCTTGCCGCCGGCCTGCTCACGCTTGATCAGCGCCATCTTGTCCTCGGGGGTGGCCTCGGCGAGGAAGTCGTCGACACCTGCCTCCTGGGCGATGGCCCGGGCGGTCAGCGGGTTGTCGCCCGTGATCATGACGGTCTTGATGCCCATCCGGCGCAGCTCGTCGAACCGCTCCCGCATGCCTTCCTTGACGACGTCCTTGAGGTGGATGACGCCGAGCACCCGGGCGCCTTCCCCGTCCTCGACGGCGACGAGCAGCGGGGTGCCGCCCGCCTCCGAGATCGCGTCGGTGAGCGTCTGCGCGTCCTCGGAGACCCGGCCGCCGTTCTCCCGGACCCAGGCCACCACGGAGCCGCTCGCGCCCTTGCGGATCCGGCGCCCGCCGGTGTCCACACCCGACATCCGGGTCTGGGCGGTGAAGGAGATCCAGTCGGCCCCGGTCAGCTCGCCCCGGCTGCGCTCGCGCAGCCCGTACTTCTCCTTGGCGAGTACGACGACCGAGCGGCCCTCCGGCGTCTCGTCGGCCAGCGAGGAGAGCTGCGCCGCATCGGCGAGCACGGCCTCGGTGACACCCCTGACGGGGACGAACGCGGCGGCCTGCCGGTTGCCGAGCGTGATGGTGCCGGTCTTGTCGAGCAGCAGGGTCGACACATCGCCCGCGGCCTCGACCGCGCGTCCGGACATGGCCAGCACATTGCGCTGGACGAGCCGGTCCATGCCCGCGATACCGATCGCGGAGAGCAGGGCCCCGATGGTGGTCGGGATCAGGCAGACCAGCAGCGCGGTGAGCACGATCATCGACTGCTTCGCACCGGCGTACGTCGCGAACGGCTGGAGGGTCACGACCGCCAGCAGGAAGACGATGGTGAGTGAGGCGAGCAGGATGTTCAGCGCGATCTCGTTGGGCGTCTTCTGCCGGGCGGCGCCCTCCACCAGCCTGATCATCCGGTCGATGAAGGTCTCGCCGGGCTTCGTCATGATCTTGACGACGATCCGGTCGGACAGCACCTTCGTACCGCCGGTGACGGCCGACCGGTCACCGCCCGACTCCCTGATGACGGGGGCCGATTCACCGGTGATGGCGGACTCGTCGACCGAGGCCACCCCTTCGACGACGTCGCCGTCCCCGGGGATGGTGTCACCGGCCTCGCAGACCACCAGATCGCCGATGCGCAGCGCGGCGCCCGGCACCTGCGCCTCCACTGCTCCGTCGAGGCGCCGGGCGACGGTGTCGCTCTTGGCCTTGCGGAGCGTGTCGGCCTGGGCCTTGCCGCGGCCCTCGGCGACCGCCTCCGCCAGATTGGCGAAGACCGTGGTCAGCCAGAGCCAGCCGGTGATGGCCCAGCCGAACCAGTCGCCGGGGTCCTTGAGGGCGAACCCGGTGGTGACGACGGAGCCGACCTCGACCACGAACATCACGGGCGACTTGACCATGATCCGCGGGTCGAGTTTGCGCAGCGCGTCGGGGAAGGACCTGAGCAGCTGCCGGGGGTCGAAAAGACCGCCGCCGACGCGGCCTTCGGACTTCGGGTCCTGCGGTGCGTCCTGGTGGGGGACGCGGGCCGGGGTGAGGGTACTCATGACGCCAGCCCTTCAGCGAGCGGGCCCAGCGCGAGCGCCGGGAAGTAGGTCAGACCAGCGATGATCATGATCGTGCCGACCAGGAGCCCGGCGAAGAGCGGCTTGTCGGTACGGAGGGTCCCGGAGGTCTCGGGGATCTGGCGCTGCTCGGCGAGCGAACCCGCGAGCGCCAGGACGAACACCATCGGCACGAACCGGCCGAGCAGCATGGCGAGCCCGATGGTGGTGTTGAACCACTGGGTGTCGGCGCCGAGTCCGGCGAAGGCCGAACCGTTGTTGTTGGCGCCGGACGTATAGGCGTAGAGGATCTCCGAGAAGCCGTGCGCCCCGGAGTTGGTCATCGAGTGGCCGGGGGTCGGGAGCGCCATCGCGGCCGCGGTGAAGCAGAGCACCAGTGCCGGGGTGACGAGGATGTAGCAGGCCGCGAACTTGATCTCGCGGACGCCGATCTTCTTGCCCAGGTACTCGGGCGTGCGGCCGACCATCAGGCCCGCGATGAACACCGCGATGACCGCCATGATCAGCATGCCGTAGAGGCCGGAGCCGACGCCGCCCGGCGCGATCTCACCGAGCTGCATGCCGAGCATCGTGATGCCGCCGCCGAAGCCGGTGAACGACGAGTGGAAGGAGTTGACCGCGCCCGTCGAGGTGAGCGTGGTCGCCACCGAGAAGATCGACGAGCCGCCGATCCCGAAGCGGGTCTCCTTGCCCTCCATGGCGCCGCCCGCGAGGTCGAAGGCGGGGCCGCCGTGGTGGAACTCGGTCCACATCATCAGGGCGGTGAAGGCGATCCAGATGGTCACCATCGTCGCCAGGATCGCGTAGCCCTGTTTGAGGGAGCCCGCCATGCGGCCGAAGGTGCGCGTCATCGCGAAGGGGATGACCAGGATCAGGAAGACCTCCAGGAGGTTGGAGAGGCCGTTCGGATTCTCGAAGGGGTGGGCGGAGTTGGCGTTGAAGTAGCCGCCGCCGTTGGTGCCCAGCTCCTTGATGGCCTCCTGCGAGGCGACAGCGCCGCCGTTCCACTGCTGCGATCCGCCGCCGAACTGGCCCACCTCGTGGATCCCCGCGAAGTTCTGGATGGCGCCGCACGCCACCAGGACCAGTGCGCCGACGACGGCGATGGGGATCAGGATGCGGACGGTGCCGCGGACCAGGTCGGCCCAGAAGTTGCCCAGTTCACCCCCGCCGGACGCGGTGGTGCGGGAGCGGGCGAAGCCCCGTACGAGAGCGATCGCGACGGCCATGCCGACGGCGGCCGAGACGAAGTTCTGCACCGCGAGGCCACCGGTCTGCACGACGTGGCCCATGGCCTGCTCGCCCGAGTACGACTGCCAGTTGGTGTTGGCGACGAAGGAGGCAGCGGTGTTGAACGCCTGGTCCGGGTCGATCGACCGGAAGCCCAGCGAGCCGGGCAGCCCGCCCTGCACCCGCTGGAGCAGATAGAGGAAGAGGATGCTCACCAGGGAGAAGGCGAGGACCCCGCGGAGGTACGCCGGCCAGCGCATCGCGGAGTCGGGGTTGGCGCCGATGGCCTTGTAGATCCACTTCTCGACCCGCAGATGCCGGTCGGACGAGTAGACGCGGGCCATGAAGTCGCCGAGCGGCCGGTAGACCAGACCAAGCGCCACGATGAGCGCGAGCATCTGGAGCACACCGGCGAGGAGGGGGCTCATCAGGTCTCAGAACCTCTCCGGGTGGATGAGGGCGAGGACGAGGTAGCCCAGCAGGGCGACGGCCACCACGAGGCCGATCACCGCTTCCACGGCAGAACCGGTCACAGCTTCGACACCCCCTTGGCGATGAGCGCCACCAGCGCGAAAACCGCGACCATGGTGACGACGAAGGCCACATCGGCCATCGTGAGCTCCTGAAACAGTTCGAGGATTCGAAAGAACGGACTCCCTGAGCAAACCCCCTCGAACGGCGCCCCAGCCGTTCGTTGACGCCTCCCATACGGCGAGCGCCCCGCCCTTGACGCGATCCCTACGCGGCGGCCCGTGACCCGAGCACACACGGCCTTGACCAGCGGAAAGGCCGGTGGCCCGCACTCCCGTCGGGGAGTGCGGGCCACCGGCCCTGCTGTGCTGTGCTGTGCTGTGCTGTGCTGTGCGGAGGGTCAGCGGATCTCGGTGATCTCCGGTCCGCGCTGGAGCTGACCCATGCCGCCGGAGAAGCGCGAGCCCTCCTGCTCCTCCTGCTGGACGCCGTCGGGCATCATCTGCGCGTCGTCCGGCAGCTTGAGGACGATCGGGTCCCGGGGAGCCATCGGGCCCTCACCGCGGACGACCACAGTGTCCCGGAAGATCTGCTCCAGCACACCGGCCGCCTCGGGCTGGACCGCGCCCTGTCCCGAGATGACGCCGCGCAGGAACCAGCGCGGCCCGTCGACGCCGACGAAGCGCACCAGCTGCACGCCGTTCGTACCGTCCGGGAGCTGGACGGGCACCTGGGCCCGCAGCTCCCAGCCGAGCGGGCCCTCGACCTCGTCGATGATGCCGCCCTGCTGGGTGATGCCCGAGGCGATCTCCTCGCGCACCTCGCCCCAGATGCCTTCCTTCTTCGGCGCCGCGAAGCCCTGGAGCTGGACGGCGCTGTCGCGCAGGACGACCGTGGCCGCGACGATCGCGTCCCCCGCGACCTCGACGCGCAGCTCCATGCCCTCGACCCCGGGGACGAACAGACCGCCCAGGTCCACCCGTCCCTCGGCCGCCTCACGGACCTCGGAGATGTCCCACGGACCGTCGGGGCGCGGCGCGGGGGGCAGGCCGGACCTGCGCACACCGCTCACCTCTGCCGACTCATCGCCGCCGGCGCCGTCGGATGCGAACTGACCGGCCTCGCCCGTCGCGTCCTCGTCGGAACCGCTGTTCTTGCGACGTCCGAACACGTCACTGTCCTTCCCGGTCGGATACGACCGATGCGTATCGATTCCCACCCTGTGGCCCGCCCACAGCGGCATGTCCGCCGGTGGACCCGAAGCCCCCTCCGGCCCGTGCCGAGCCCGGAAGCTCCGCCACCTCATGGAAGCGCACCTTCTCGACCTGCTGTACTACCAGCTGGGCGATCCGGTCGAAGCGCTCGAACCGCACCGTCTCGCGCGGATCGAGATTGACCA comes from the Streptomyces sp. NBC_01471 genome and includes:
- a CDS encoding potassium-transporting ATPase subunit C — protein: MNNSVSGTGRLLWAGLRALLVLTVVCGVIYPLAVTGVAQAVMGHQANGSEITSGGKVVGSSLIGQSYTLPLKKGQQTPAPDLRWFQPRPSNGLGTNSVNTQYKLLVSGATNRSGDNAELIKWVKDAKSAVIKDNSTAGYRVRPSDVPADAVTSSGSGLDPDISPQYAKLQVHRIAERNHLTVARVDRLVADHTTGRMLGFAGEPRVNVLELNVALKQLVEG
- a CDS encoding DUF3710 domain-containing protein, whose product is MFGRRKNSGSDEDATGEAGQFASDGAGGDESAEVSGVRRSGLPPAPRPDGPWDISEVREAAEGRVDLGGLFVPGVEGMELRVEVAGDAIVAATVVLRDSAVQLQGFAAPKKEGIWGEVREEIASGITQQGGIIDEVEGPLGWELRAQVPVQLPDGTNGVQLVRFVGVDGPRWFLRGVISGQGAVQPEAAGVLEQIFRDTVVVRGEGPMAPRDPIVLKLPDDAQMMPDGVQQEEQEGSRFSGGMGQLQRGPEITEIR
- the kdpB gene encoding potassium-transporting ATPase subunit KdpB, producing MSTLTPARVPHQDAPQDPKSEGRVGGGLFDPRQLLRSFPDALRKLDPRIMVKSPVMFVVEVGSVVTTGFALKDPGDWFGWAITGWLWLTTVFANLAEAVAEGRGKAQADTLRKAKSDTVARRLDGAVEAQVPGAALRIGDLVVCEAGDTIPGDGDVVEGVASVDESAITGESAPVIRESGGDRSAVTGGTKVLSDRIVVKIMTKPGETFIDRMIRLVEGAARQKTPNEIALNILLASLTIVFLLAVVTLQPFATYAGAKQSMIVLTALLVCLIPTTIGALLSAIGIAGMDRLVQRNVLAMSGRAVEAAGDVSTLLLDKTGTITLGNRQAAAFVPVRGVTEAVLADAAQLSSLADETPEGRSVVVLAKEKYGLRERSRGELTGADWISFTAQTRMSGVDTGGRRIRKGASGSVVAWVRENGGRVSEDAQTLTDAISEAGGTPLLVAVEDGEGARVLGVIHLKDVVKEGMRERFDELRRMGIKTVMITGDNPLTARAIAQEAGVDDFLAEATPEDKMALIKREQAGGKLVAMTGDGTNDAPALAQADVGVAMNTGTSAAKEAGNMVDLDSNPTKLIEIVEIGKQLLITRGALTTFSIANDVAKYFAIIPAMFAVAYPSLDKLNIMRLSSPETAILSAVVFNALIIVALVPLALKGVRYKPTGADRMLRRNLGIYGLGGLVAPFIGIKIIDLLISLIPGIG
- a CDS encoding ATP-binding protein; translated protein: MARGKLRIFLGAAPGVGKTYAMLSEAHRRVERGTDCVVAFVEHHDRPRTEVMMHGLEQIQRREIAYRGGVFTEMDVDAVLERAPAVALVDELAHTNVPGSRNTKRWQDVEELLKAGIDVVSAVNIQHLESLGDVVESITGVAQRETVPDEVVRRADQLELVDMSPQSLRRRMAHGNIYKPDKVDAALSNYFRPGNLTALRELALLWVADRVDEYLQQYRGEHNIRSTWQARERIVVGLTGGPEGRTLIRRAARMAAKGSGSEILAVYIARSDGLTSASPKELAFQRTLVEDLGGTFHHVIGEDVPSALLEFARGVNATQIVLGSSRRKTWQYIFGPGVGQTVARDSGPDLDVHIVTHEEVAKGRGLPVARGARLGRVRIIWGWLAGVVGPAVLTVLLTNVDAELGLANDMLLFLSLTVAAALLGGLLPALASAAFGSLLLNYYFAPPLHLLTISNSKNIVAIVIFVSVAVAVASVVDQAARRTHQAARLRAESEILSFLAGSVLRGETTLDALLERVRETFAMESVALLERKSDVDPWVCVGSVGPRPLARPEDADVDMPIGDHMAMALTGRVLPAEDRRVLGAFAAQAAVVLDRQRLVGEAEEARRLAEGNRIRTALLAAVSHDLRTPLAAIKAAVSSLRSDDVSWSDADEAELLAGIEDGADRLDHLVGNLLDVSRLQTGTVTPLIREIDLDEVVPMALGGVPEGSAELDIPETLPMVAVDPGLLERAVANIVENAVKYNPGDVPVTVAASALGDRVELRVADRGPGVPDEAKERIFEPFQRLGDAPRGVGVGLGLAVARGFAEAMGGTLGAEDTPGGGMTMVLTLRAAAGPAGADSAPPSGSTPATPSAERQNQL
- the kdpF gene encoding K(+)-transporting ATPase subunit F, with the protein product MEAVIGLVVAVALLGYLVLALIHPERF
- the kdpA gene encoding potassium-transporting ATPase subunit KdpA gives rise to the protein MSPLLAGVLQMLALIVALGLVYRPLGDFMARVYSSDRHLRVEKWIYKAIGANPDSAMRWPAYLRGVLAFSLVSILFLYLLQRVQGGLPGSLGFRSIDPDQAFNTAASFVANTNWQSYSGEQAMGHVVQTGGLAVQNFVSAAVGMAVAIALVRGFARSRTTASGGGELGNFWADLVRGTVRILIPIAVVGALVLVACGAIQNFAGIHEVGQFGGGSQQWNGGAVASQEAIKELGTNGGGYFNANSAHPFENPNGLSNLLEVFLILVIPFAMTRTFGRMAGSLKQGYAILATMVTIWIAFTALMMWTEFHHGGPAFDLAGGAMEGKETRFGIGGSSIFSVATTLTSTGAVNSFHSSFTGFGGGITMLGMQLGEIAPGGVGSGLYGMLIMAVIAVFIAGLMVGRTPEYLGKKIGVREIKFAACYILVTPALVLCFTAAAMALPTPGHSMTNSGAHGFSEILYAYTSGANNNGSAFAGLGADTQWFNTTIGLAMLLGRFVPMVFVLALAGSLAEQRQIPETSGTLRTDKPLFAGLLVGTIMIIAGLTYFPALALGPLAEGLAS